One window of Paludibacter propionicigenes WB4 genomic DNA carries:
- a CDS encoding TlpA disulfide reductase family protein: MKVFRLLALTLLPTALLAQSGPYTINGKVGNFNAPVKVYLLTKRDNVTKIDSAILKNGMFEFKGQIADPAKARLVVDHAGTGLKKIEKPDLLEIYLEKGKIKVLSTDSVSKSEITGSPINVENKKYNALLAPTVAKQNAILAEYYGASDEKKKSAEFQKDIDTRYDAVDNELKTLIKGYIQVNPGSFVSLDALKSLGNPVFEVELVEPLFNGLTEQLRNSASGKELLAKIAKLKLVAVGAQAPDFKQLSPDGKELKLSDFKGKYVLIDFWASWCGPCRAENPNVVIAYNQYKDRNFTILGVSLDSEKSKAAWLKAIEKDQLVWNHVSDLKGWNNEAAQLYSVQSIPQNFLINPDGKIIAKNLRGEDLQLKLKEIFK, encoded by the coding sequence ATGAAAGTATTTCGTTTATTAGCTTTGACTCTGTTACCAACAGCTTTGCTGGCTCAGTCGGGTCCGTATACCATTAATGGGAAAGTCGGCAATTTTAATGCTCCTGTAAAGGTTTATCTTCTTACCAAAAGAGACAACGTAACAAAAATTGATTCTGCAATTCTAAAAAATGGAATGTTTGAATTTAAAGGACAGATTGCCGATCCAGCCAAAGCACGTCTGGTGGTAGATCATGCCGGAACTGGTTTGAAGAAAATTGAAAAACCTGATTTGCTTGAAATTTATCTTGAAAAGGGTAAAATTAAAGTTCTTAGTACCGATTCGGTTTCCAAATCGGAGATTACAGGTTCGCCTATCAATGTTGAGAATAAAAAGTACAATGCCTTGCTGGCTCCGACTGTGGCTAAACAAAATGCAATTTTAGCTGAATATTACGGAGCTTCCGATGAAAAGAAAAAGTCGGCTGAATTTCAGAAAGACATCGATACACGTTATGATGCTGTGGACAATGAGCTGAAGACTCTTATTAAGGGATATATTCAGGTTAATCCCGGTAGTTTTGTCTCTTTGGATGCTTTGAAATCATTGGGCAATCCGGTTTTTGAAGTTGAACTGGTAGAACCGTTGTTCAACGGGTTAACCGAGCAACTTCGTAATTCAGCTTCGGGTAAGGAATTGCTGGCAAAAATAGCAAAGCTCAAACTGGTAGCTGTTGGAGCTCAGGCGCCTGATTTTAAGCAACTCAGCCCCGATGGTAAAGAACTCAAACTTTCCGATTTCAAAGGAAAATATGTGCTGATCGATTTCTGGGCATCGTGGTGCGGACCGTGTCGTGCCGAAAATCCAAACGTTGTAATTGCTTATAATCAATACAAAGACCGGAATTTTACGATACTTGGAGTCTCGCTTGACAGCGAAAAAAGTAAAGCTGCGTGGTTAAAGGCTATTGAGAAAGATCAGCTGGTATGGAATCATGTTTCCGACCTGAAAGGCTGGAATAATGAGGCTGCCCAGTTATACTCTGTTCAGTCTATTCCTCAGAACTTTCTGATCAATCCGGACGGAAAAATCATTGCTAAAAACCTTCGTGGCGAAGATTTGCAGCTAAAATTGAAAGAGATTTTCAAATAA
- a CDS encoding RagB/SusD family nutrient uptake outer membrane protein, producing MKNKILTISYVLVFFTSIIFSSCNDYLGVLPKGAKIPTKLADYEAFIRDEYSNQRVDVTQTSILLNDRNLTSSDLSYYPLWKANYMWDESANRVTLNNSDEGCYYISYAAISTCNLIIENAPTATQCTETERNTLIAQAKVLRAMSYFNLVNYYANVYDESSASTKLSVPLISSAVINAPYKQVTIQEIYDDMLKSVEDALVNLPDVSATVLHPNKATAYAFLARCYLQMGKYSNALANAELALQVKSTLFDWTAYYASNKAQIENPNSYVKTVSPMGFNSVENYNFRHGERSYATSERNIPVARAASFEPGDARFASRWKLRTVGSDTYYTSTLTGFFNYGGLTTTEVYLIKAECLARTGKVQEAMDALNAVRIKRILPAVYQPLVTTDAVTALKYIIKTKANELIMTVMPFADTRRWNKEANLARTFTKVVGGTTYSLSPTSHLWTMPFPKGATDNNGNGSITQNVDK from the coding sequence ATGAAAAATAAAATATTGACCATTAGCTACGTGCTGGTATTCTTTACTAGTATTATTTTTTCGTCCTGTAATGATTATCTTGGGGTACTGCCTAAAGGAGCAAAAATTCCGACCAAGTTGGCCGATTACGAAGCTTTTATACGCGATGAATATAGCAACCAGAGAGTTGATGTGACTCAGACAAGCATATTGCTAAATGATAGGAACCTGACCAGTTCCGACCTGTCATATTATCCTCTTTGGAAAGCAAATTACATGTGGGACGAATCCGCCAATCGGGTTACTTTGAATAACAGTGATGAAGGTTGCTATTATATTAGTTATGCTGCTATTTCTACCTGTAATCTTATTATTGAGAATGCTCCGACTGCTACCCAGTGCACCGAAACTGAGCGTAACACATTAATAGCTCAGGCTAAAGTTTTGCGTGCTATGAGTTATTTCAATCTGGTAAATTATTATGCAAATGTGTATGACGAATCATCAGCTTCGACAAAGCTTTCTGTTCCACTTATTTCGAGCGCTGTTATTAACGCACCCTATAAACAAGTTACTATACAGGAAATTTATGATGATATGCTGAAGAGTGTGGAAGATGCTTTGGTGAATTTACCCGATGTATCGGCCACAGTACTTCATCCGAATAAAGCAACTGCTTATGCTTTTCTGGCTCGTTGTTATTTGCAGATGGGGAAATATAGCAATGCTCTGGCAAATGCCGAACTGGCACTTCAAGTGAAATCAACACTTTTTGATTGGACTGCATATTATGCCAGCAACAAGGCGCAAATTGAAAATCCGAATTCGTATGTGAAAACAGTTTCTCCCATGGGATTTAATTCTGTAGAAAATTATAATTTCCGGCATGGGGAAAGAAGTTATGCTACCTCCGAAAGAAATATACCAGTTGCGCGAGCTGCTTCTTTTGAGCCCGGAGATGCCCGTTTTGCTTCCAGATGGAAGCTCAGAACTGTTGGCTCCGATACGTATTATACCAGCACGTTAACTGGGTTTTTTAATTACGGAGGATTAACAACCACCGAAGTCTACCTGATCAAGGCTGAATGTTTAGCCCGGACCGGGAAAGTTCAGGAAGCTATGGATGCGCTTAACGCTGTTCGGATAAAACGAATTCTGCCTGCTGTTTATCAACCATTGGTGACTACAGATGCCGTTACAGCTTTAAAATATATCATTAAAACTAAAGCAAACGAATTGATTATGACAGTTATGCCTTTTGCCGACACCCGAAGGTGGAACAAAGAAGCAAATCTGGCTAGAACTTTTACCAAAGTAGTGGGTGGAACGACCTACTCGCTGTCGCCAACTTCACATTTGTGGACAATGCCTTTCCCCAAAGGAGCAACTGATAATAATGGTAATGGTTCTATAACACAAAACGTAGACAAATAG
- a CDS encoding peroxiredoxin family protein produces MLINSTLKDGFDAIGTEKIYNTLSSDIKKTPLAESVIKRILEVKRTQVGIDAPDFTQKDANGKPVKLSDFKGKYVLVDFWASWCAPCRRENPNVRVAYDKYKSKGFEILGVSLDKEDARAAWLKAIADDKLTWTQVSDLKGWSNEAAVLYSVKAIPTNFLIDPQGKIIAKDLRGENLQQKLKEIFK; encoded by the coding sequence TTGCTAATCAATTCTACCCTTAAAGATGGTTTTGATGCCATTGGAACTGAGAAAATATACAATACACTTTCTTCCGATATAAAGAAAACTCCTTTAGCAGAATCGGTTATCAAGCGCATTTTAGAAGTAAAGAGGACTCAAGTGGGCATTGATGCTCCTGATTTTACGCAGAAAGATGCGAACGGAAAACCGGTAAAACTCTCCGATTTTAAAGGAAAATACGTGTTAGTCGATTTTTGGGCTTCGTGGTGTGCTCCTTGTCGACGTGAAAATCCTAATGTAAGAGTAGCTTATGACAAATACAAGAGTAAAGGCTTTGAAATTCTTGGAGTCTCTCTGGATAAAGAAGATGCCAGAGCTGCCTGGCTAAAAGCTATTGCCGATGACAAGTTGACGTGGACACAGGTTTCCGATCTCAAAGGTTGGAGCAATGAAGCAGCTGTGCTGTATTCGGTAAAAGCTATTCCTACCAATTTTCTTATCGATCCGCAAGGCAAAATAATTGCAAAGGATTTGAGAGGCGAAAATTTGCAACAAAAACTGAAAGAGATTTTTAAATAA
- a CDS encoding RNA polymerase sigma factor — protein MIEKKSKYSRSVDQSSLLLRLRAGDEDAFAELFYTFYDKLFGFVFGLIHSKAKAEDIVQEVFLKIWQNRADMVDVENINAFLFRIAQNQAIDHLRKLAREVLATSIHFELDSQNNTPEPLELLIDNELKEKLSEAVKQLPPQQQKIYTLYKEQGIRQDEIAKQLNLSRSTIQSHMKLAVGNIHKYLSLYYSELLIVAVLMSI, from the coding sequence ATGATAGAGAAGAAGTCTAAATATAGTAGAAGTGTTGATCAGTCTAGCTTACTGTTACGTCTTAGAGCAGGAGATGAAGATGCTTTTGCCGAATTATTTTATACTTTCTATGACAAACTATTTGGTTTTGTGTTTGGGTTAATTCATTCAAAAGCAAAGGCAGAGGATATTGTTCAGGAAGTTTTTCTGAAAATCTGGCAGAACAGAGCTGATATGGTTGATGTCGAAAATATCAATGCATTTCTTTTTCGAATAGCTCAAAATCAAGCTATTGATCATTTAAGAAAATTGGCTCGTGAAGTTTTAGCTACTTCTATTCACTTTGAATTAGACAGTCAAAATAATACGCCTGAACCATTAGAACTTTTAATTGATAACGAACTAAAAGAAAAACTTTCTGAAGCTGTTAAACAATTACCTCCTCAACAACAAAAAATATATACTTTGTACAAAGAACAAGGTATTAGACAAGATGAGATTGCTAAACAATTAAATCTTTCCCGCTCAACCATTCAAAGCCACATGAAGCTCGCAGTGGGAAATATTCACAAATACCTCTCTTTGTACTACTCCGAGCTATTAATTGTAGCCGTTTTAATGTCTATTTAA
- a CDS encoding SusC/RagA family TonB-linked outer membrane protein, giving the protein MKKTIINALSHLLYIFHFHFSGKMRVYLILSFMLAGQLFSTVLCAQTAESKITFGMQNKTLEYGLNELGKLSDFRITFTLSQVSKYNNITINKGTRTIRETLSLLLSNTDLTFTIKNENIIIIERSVSKPKTAENASLRQISGIVTDVDKQPLPGVSIRVKGNNRGVITDENGKYSIEVEKGDVLVFSYIGFDAREVEAKSSLVNVSLSPNSVNLSEALVVSTGYQTVTKERATGAYAKVNKNQLGQRRLSDLSSILDGQIAGYSDGRIRGTSSMLGMANPLFVIDGFPVENTRYDVNGSIIENLPGLNLEDIESITVLKDAAATSIYGARASNGVIVVTTTKSKKDKTEVSFSADLTTSPNSYYIKNMTDANDIVNLEKGWAAGNPNLQTNAGSSGFVTDPTVNSYASSLRKNAVYTSQGMQSLLDFYSGKISQSDLNTKLSSLAGKGYNYYTDYEKYARRSPVYQQYNLNIGKATGRNSFNASVTYKNNKFANLYSKDESYGVNLRNSTEITNWLTLDLGSYTSYKNSTSQTYSALAPGYSYQAYDGLVDGSGNALTSTAASRLSSYTLDNINKYSLYSMDITALNELGMNLRKKNEFSNRTYAKLNVKIADWLKYNTMFQYEYGVDRINQLKDKNSYAVRSMVNGMATVSASNTAVYNLPYGNIQYGETQKSTGYNFRQQLDLNKTFSYKHDVTFLLGSEIRESKLEYGNNTYYNYDSEMLSYTPVDQKTLMNTYGTIIGGTSLSAASFAAQKELVNRFVSVYSNFGYSYDNKYLLTGSLRWDRSNLWGTDSKYQNKPSWSIGGGWNIRKESFFDVAWVDLLKLRMSYGVGGNIAKNSAPYMTAYYSQNSNVGGVQGTINSRPNPALSWEKTTTTNIGIDFSVLNSRLTGYLDVYNKKGTNLLSNTMGVPTEGWGYSTYAINNGEMTNKGIEITLNAVVLKTKNFEWNASFLYGYNKNEVTYVNVKAPVYVLQLDYPSAYPRIGNSYNTIYGYKWAGLSSTGLPQVYDKNGKAVSYNPADVDAIVSCGSTVPAHTGSFGTSFNYKNVVLSCLFVYRLGYKVRNTNLAYLPVAYSSATYNYIPNITTVNKQINNSWKQPGDETKTNIPRIMYGSESDFTSDLYDIYNYADINVVDASNIRLSNVSLSYQLPTSLVRKVSLNSVRFNFNVENLYTFAANSDAKFMLGGYNAPNFVLGMNVSF; this is encoded by the coding sequence ATGAAAAAAACAATTATAAATGCATTATCTCATTTATTGTATATTTTCCATTTCCATTTCTCTGGAAAGATGAGAGTCTATCTGATATTGAGTTTTATGTTAGCTGGTCAATTATTCTCTACTGTCTTATGCGCTCAGACTGCTGAAAGCAAGATAACTTTTGGGATGCAAAATAAGACCTTAGAATATGGACTGAATGAATTAGGAAAATTATCTGATTTCCGGATAACTTTTACATTGTCTCAAGTTTCTAAATATAACAATATAACTATTAATAAGGGAACCAGAACAATAAGAGAGACTCTAAGTTTGTTGTTGTCAAATACAGATTTGACATTTACGATAAAAAATGAAAATATTATAATCATCGAGCGGTCTGTTTCCAAACCAAAAACTGCAGAGAATGCCTCGCTAAGACAGATTTCAGGAATTGTAACCGATGTAGATAAGCAACCCTTGCCTGGGGTGAGCATTCGTGTGAAAGGAAATAATAGAGGAGTAATTACAGATGAAAACGGAAAATACTCTATTGAAGTTGAAAAAGGGGATGTGCTTGTGTTTTCTTATATAGGCTTTGATGCAAGAGAGGTAGAGGCCAAAAGTAGTTTAGTTAATGTGTCATTATCTCCAAATAGCGTAAATCTTTCCGAAGCCTTAGTGGTTTCTACAGGATATCAAACAGTAACGAAAGAAAGAGCGACCGGAGCATATGCGAAGGTAAATAAAAATCAGCTTGGTCAAAGACGTCTAAGTGATCTCAGTTCAATATTGGATGGGCAAATAGCAGGCTATAGTGATGGGCGCATCAGAGGAACAAGTTCGATGTTAGGTATGGCTAATCCACTATTTGTAATAGACGGGTTTCCGGTAGAAAACACCCGTTATGATGTTAATGGATCCATTATTGAAAATTTACCAGGATTAAACCTTGAGGATATTGAAAGTATAACAGTGCTTAAGGATGCTGCTGCAACTTCTATTTACGGAGCCAGAGCCTCAAACGGTGTGATTGTAGTAACAACAACAAAATCGAAGAAAGACAAAACAGAAGTCTCCTTCTCGGCCGACCTAACTACCTCCCCGAATTCATATTACATAAAAAATATGACTGATGCTAATGATATTGTTAACCTTGAAAAAGGTTGGGCGGCAGGAAATCCTAATTTACAAACAAATGCAGGTAGCTCGGGCTTTGTCACGGATCCTACTGTAAATTCTTATGCTTCCTCGTTGAGAAAGAATGCTGTATATACCAGTCAGGGTATGCAGTCGTTACTTGATTTTTATTCAGGTAAAATATCCCAAAGTGACTTAAATACGAAGCTCAGTTCGCTGGCAGGGAAGGGATATAACTATTATACAGATTACGAAAAGTATGCCAGACGAAGCCCGGTATATCAACAATATAATTTGAATATAGGGAAAGCAACCGGAAGAAATTCTTTCAATGCTTCGGTAACCTATAAAAATAACAAATTTGCGAACCTTTATTCAAAGGATGAATCCTATGGTGTTAATCTTCGTAATTCAACTGAGATTACAAATTGGCTAACACTTGATTTAGGTAGTTATACTTCTTATAAAAATTCAACGTCGCAAACTTATAGTGCTCTTGCCCCCGGTTACAGTTATCAGGCCTATGATGGGTTGGTTGATGGGTCGGGAAATGCACTCACATCTACTGCTGCTTCTCGATTAAGCTCTTATACATTGGATAATATCAATAAATATAGTTTATATAGTATGGATATTACCGCTTTGAATGAATTGGGAATGAATCTAAGAAAGAAAAATGAGTTCTCAAATCGCACCTATGCAAAACTTAATGTAAAGATTGCGGACTGGTTGAAATATAATACAATGTTTCAGTATGAATATGGAGTAGACCGAATTAATCAATTGAAAGACAAAAATTCGTATGCTGTGCGTAGTATGGTCAATGGAATGGCTACTGTTTCAGCATCGAATACTGCAGTTTATAACTTGCCTTATGGTAATATACAGTATGGTGAAACTCAAAAATCTACCGGGTATAATTTCCGTCAACAATTGGATTTAAATAAGACTTTTTCATATAAGCATGATGTTACTTTCTTGCTTGGATCTGAGATTCGTGAATCTAAACTGGAGTATGGTAATAATACCTACTATAATTATGATTCGGAAATGCTAAGCTATACTCCGGTAGATCAAAAAACATTGATGAATACGTATGGTACGATAATAGGAGGTACTTCCCTTTCCGCAGCCAGTTTTGCAGCTCAAAAGGAGCTGGTCAATCGTTTTGTTTCTGTATATTCTAATTTCGGATACTCGTACGATAACAAGTATTTGCTTACCGGAAGTTTGCGCTGGGATCGTTCGAACCTGTGGGGAACTGACTCAAAATACCAAAACAAACCTTCGTGGTCGATTGGTGGGGGCTGGAACATTCGCAAAGAGTCATTTTTTGATGTTGCATGGGTGGACTTGCTAAAACTACGAATGTCGTATGGAGTTGGTGGAAACATCGCGAAAAATTCGGCTCCGTACATGACTGCATATTATTCACAGAACAGCAATGTCGGTGGTGTGCAGGGTACTATTAATTCCAGACCAAATCCGGCTTTGTCCTGGGAAAAAACAACAACCACTAATATAGGAATCGACTTTTCAGTTCTAAATAGCAGGCTTACTGGTTATTTGGACGTATATAATAAGAAAGGAACTAACTTATTGTCAAACACCATGGGTGTTCCCACGGAAGGTTGGGGTTATTCTACCTATGCTATTAACAATGGAGAGATGACGAATAAAGGTATCGAAATTACTTTGAATGCCGTAGTTCTCAAAACGAAAAATTTTGAATGGAATGCATCATTTCTTTATGGGTACAATAAAAATGAGGTCACTTATGTAAACGTAAAGGCTCCTGTATATGTTCTCCAGCTTGATTATCCTTCAGCTTATCCGAGGATTGGGAATTCGTACAATACAATTTACGGTTACAAATGGGCAGGTTTAAGTAGTACTGGTTTGCCTCAGGTTTATGATAAAAATGGAAAAGCAGTTTCGTATAATCCAGCCGATGTTGATGCAATTGTTAGTTGTGGGTCCACAGTTCCTGCTCATACAGGTTCTTTTGGCACCTCATTCAATTATAAAAATGTTGTACTGTCATGTTTGTTTGTTTATCGACTTGGTTATAAGGTTAGAAATACAAATCTGGCCTATTTGCCTGTGGCTTATTCGTCGGCAACTTATAACTATATTCCCAATATTACTACTGTAAATAAACAAATAAACAATAGTTGGAAACAGCCGGGTGATGAAACAAAGACCAATATTCCTCGGATTATGTATGGTTCTGAATCGGATTTTACTTCTGATTTGTATGATATTTATAATTATGCCGACATTAACGTGGTTGATGCATCTAATATTAGGTTAAGTAATGTTTCGTTGTCGTATCAACTCCCAACATCCTTAGTAAGAAAGGTTTCATTGAATAGTGTCCGATTTAACTTTAATGTTGAGAATCTCTATACTTTTGCTGCGAACAGTGATGCAAAATTCATGTTGGGTGGTTATAACGCTCCCAATTTCGTTCTAGGCATGAACGTTAGTTTCTAA
- a CDS encoding FecR family protein codes for MKTTRIQELLEKHIAFDCNQSEQEELARLIESMSDDLLEPELLKLLDQYEPKTHISKTEKERKLNEILNSDKPTIKLQRKSVIFNRRVVAVAASVFILFSVGLISTLLLNNRSSELAMVVVKAPTVSPDRATSYIRHLTLPDGTSVILKSGSTLHYPEEFRGRTREVRLSGEAYFDVKHMNSKPFIIHTGNVKTTVLGTAFDIKAWPGQKNVIVSVTRGKVRVEDDKKVLAVLTVNQSVNYDLRNTDAKQQKVNAEEVVNNWTKQDLVFNRTSFEDIAKVLSKRYGKSISIANIKLANEKITSSFSGTESLVSILDILCAVNLNTQFEIKDDIVIIKYVKN; via the coding sequence ATGAAAACCACCAGAATTCAAGAATTATTGGAAAAACACATTGCGTTTGATTGTAATCAATCTGAGCAAGAGGAATTAGCTCGACTTATTGAATCAATGAGCGATGATTTGCTAGAACCGGAGCTTTTGAAACTTTTAGATCAATATGAGCCTAAAACTCATATTTCAAAAACAGAAAAGGAACGGAAGTTAAATGAAATTTTGAATTCTGATAAACCGACAATAAAATTGCAAAGGAAGTCTGTAATCTTCAATCGAAGAGTAGTTGCTGTGGCAGCTTCTGTATTTATTTTATTTTCAGTAGGGTTGATATCTACTCTTTTATTGAATAATCGTAGTAGTGAACTGGCCATGGTGGTTGTTAAAGCCCCAACGGTTTCACCGGATCGAGCTACTTCGTATATCCGCCATCTTACGTTGCCCGATGGAACCAGTGTTATTTTGAAATCGGGAAGTACACTTCACTATCCGGAAGAATTTAGAGGCAGAACGCGTGAAGTGAGATTGAGTGGAGAAGCTTACTTTGATGTGAAGCACATGAATTCGAAACCATTCATTATCCACACCGGGAATGTAAAAACAACTGTACTTGGAACTGCTTTTGATATCAAGGCTTGGCCGGGACAAAAAAATGTAATTGTTTCCGTAACCCGTGGAAAGGTTCGGGTGGAGGATGATAAGAAAGTGTTGGCAGTATTGACGGTTAATCAATCGGTTAACTACGATCTTCGGAATACCGATGCTAAGCAACAAAAAGTAAATGCCGAGGAAGTTGTAAATAATTGGACAAAACAGGATCTGGTATTTAATAGAACATCTTTTGAAGACATTGCCAAGGTACTTAGTAAACGTTATGGAAAAAGTATATCAATAGCAAATATTAAATTGGCAAATGAGAAGATAACTTCATCATTTAGTGGTACAGAATCTTTGGTGAGTATACTCGATATTTTGTGTGCTGTTAATTTGAATACGCAGTTTGAAATTAAAGACGATATAGTAATAATTAAATATGTAAAAAATTAA